The following are from one region of the Sandaracinus amylolyticus genome:
- a CDS encoding deoxyribodipyrimidine photolyase, protein MVDGTPAIRVAEANARPERRDGAFVLYWMLANRRTRSSFPLERAIAWAKELDRPLVILEPLRCDYPFASERFHRFVVEGMADNARAFAKKAVLYHPWVERRRGEGRGLIEALAAHASLIVADDSPIPWLRGMVRAAAERVPIRVERVDHHGLMPLRATPRAFPVAHAFRRFLQKELPLHLAAWPQDDPLARVALPRLRALPREITERWPAVGLGDPAALIAHLPIDHTIGAIDDRGGSTAAHARLAAFLEDGIDRYPDRSHPDDDASSRLSSWLHFGHVSSHEVLGALGARERWTPAKIAKKPTGTREGWWNVSDAGDAFLDELVTWRELGAVRCHHTDDFMRWEGLPAWARETLEKHAHDPRPALYDRARLVRAETDDPVWNAAQRQLLAEGRIQNYLRMLWGKRVLAWTAHPREAFDLLIELNDRYSIDGRDPASWLNVGWVFGAYDRPWAPQRPIYGSVRYMTSESAKRKLRMKQWLAKWS, encoded by the coding sequence ATGGTCGATGGCACGCCCGCGATCCGCGTGGCGGAGGCGAACGCGCGCCCCGAGCGCCGCGACGGCGCGTTCGTCCTCTACTGGATGCTCGCGAACCGGCGCACGCGATCCTCGTTCCCGCTCGAGCGCGCGATCGCGTGGGCGAAGGAGCTCGATCGCCCGCTCGTGATCCTCGAGCCGCTGCGCTGCGACTACCCGTTCGCGTCCGAGCGCTTCCATCGCTTCGTCGTCGAGGGCATGGCCGACAACGCGCGCGCCTTCGCGAAGAAGGCCGTGCTCTACCACCCGTGGGTCGAGCGAAGGCGCGGGGAAGGACGCGGGCTGATCGAGGCGCTCGCCGCGCATGCGTCGCTGATCGTCGCCGACGACTCGCCGATCCCGTGGCTGCGCGGGATGGTGCGCGCCGCCGCGGAGCGCGTGCCGATCCGCGTGGAGCGCGTCGATCACCACGGGCTGATGCCGCTGCGCGCGACACCGCGCGCGTTCCCGGTCGCGCACGCGTTCCGCCGGTTCCTGCAGAAGGAGCTTCCGCTGCACCTCGCCGCGTGGCCGCAGGACGATCCGCTCGCGCGCGTCGCGCTCCCTCGGCTGCGCGCCCTGCCGCGCGAGATCACCGAGCGATGGCCGGCGGTCGGCCTGGGCGATCCCGCGGCGCTGATCGCGCACCTACCGATCGATCACACGATCGGCGCGATCGACGATCGCGGCGGCAGCACCGCCGCGCACGCGCGCCTCGCCGCGTTCCTCGAGGACGGGATCGATCGTTATCCCGATCGCAGCCACCCCGACGACGACGCATCGAGCCGACTCTCGTCGTGGCTGCACTTCGGGCACGTCTCGTCGCACGAGGTGCTCGGCGCGCTCGGCGCGCGCGAGCGCTGGACGCCCGCGAAGATCGCGAAGAAGCCCACGGGCACGCGCGAGGGCTGGTGGAACGTGAGCGACGCGGGCGACGCGTTCCTCGACGAGCTCGTCACGTGGCGCGAGCTCGGTGCCGTTCGCTGTCATCACACCGACGACTTCATGCGCTGGGAGGGACTGCCCGCGTGGGCGCGCGAGACGCTCGAGAAGCACGCGCACGACCCGCGCCCCGCGCTCTACGACCGCGCGCGCCTCGTGCGCGCCGAGACCGACGACCCGGTGTGGAACGCCGCGCAGCGCCAGCTCCTCGCCGAGGGCCGCATCCAGAACTACCTGCGCATGCTCTGGGGCAAGCGCGTGCTCGCGTGGACGGCGCACCCGCGCGAGGCGTTCGACCTGCTGATCGAGCTGAACGATCGCTACTCGATCGACGGGCGCGACCCCGCCTCCTGGCTCAACGTCGGATGGGTGTTCGGCGCGTATGATCGGCCGTGGGCGCCCCAGAGGCCCATCTACGGCAGCGTGCGCTACATGACGAGCGAGAGCGCGAAGCGGAAGCTGCGGATGAAGCAATGGCTGGCGAAGTGGAGCTGA
- a CDS encoding GNAT family N-acetyltransferase translates to MAGEVELTEPEGTLQLRGFSLEDHDAFHAIWGDPEVIWWGHDRDREASRARLERVIASRARRGQGIGFWAIVDQSIAEPSARVVGDVVLQPAPFARGDLEIGWHLRRGCWGYGYAVRSARLIVRHAFDRLRLARVVAAIVPSNERSIAVAQRLGMRIEGRVMHGGMQHDLWVLHRDD, encoded by the coding sequence ATGGCTGGCGAAGTGGAGCTGACCGAGCCCGAGGGGACCCTGCAGCTGCGCGGTTTCTCGCTCGAGGACCACGACGCGTTCCATGCGATCTGGGGCGATCCGGAGGTGATCTGGTGGGGTCACGATCGCGATCGTGAAGCGAGCCGCGCACGCCTCGAGCGCGTGATCGCATCGCGCGCACGGCGCGGTCAGGGCATCGGCTTCTGGGCGATCGTCGACCAGTCGATCGCGGAGCCGAGCGCGCGCGTCGTGGGCGACGTCGTGCTCCAACCAGCGCCCTTCGCGCGCGGCGATCTCGAGATCGGTTGGCACCTCCGGCGCGGGTGCTGGGGGTATGGCTACGCGGTGCGCTCGGCGCGGCTCATCGTGCGTCACGCGTTCGATCGCCTGCGTCTCGCGCGCGTCGTCGCGGCGATCGTGCCGAGCAACGAGCGCTCGATCGCGGTCGCGCAGCGGCTCGGGATGCGCATCGAGGGACGCGTGATGCACGGCGGCATGCAGCACGATCTCTGGGTGCTGCACCGCGACGATTGA
- the metH gene encoding methionine synthase: MTQPFITPRLESLLRERIVVLDGAMGTMIQRHKPTEADYRGKRFVDHKVDLKGNNDLLCLTRPDLIRQLHSEYFAAGSDMVETNTFSSTSIAQADYDLSHLAYELNVRSAELALEAAREWTKKTPDRPRFVAGAIGPLNRTLSISPDVNDPGFRAVTFEQVKAAYTEQINGLIDGGVDLLLVETIFDTLNAKAALVAIEEVFAKRNTRLPVMISVTITDRSGRTLSGQTVDAFWASVEHANPMSVGINCALGATEMRPFLAELARAATTRISCYPNAGLPNAFGGYDETPETTGRLLAEFAEAGFVNIVGGCCGTTPDHIASIAKQTAKLKPRQVPADPHLSHYSGLETYTIRPESNFTMIGERTNVTGSRKFMNLIKSGDYTKALEVALDQVRGGANILDVNMDEGMLDAVAAMTKFLNLVAAEPEIAKLPIMIDSSKFEVIEAGLKCVQGKAVVNSISLKEGEDKFREQARTCRRYGAAVVVMGFDENGQAETADHRVAIAKRAYRILVEEIGFAPEDIIFDPNVFAVATGIEAHNRYAIEFIDAVKRIKEECPGAKTSGGISNLSFSFRGNDHVREAMHAVFLYHATKAGLDMGIVNAGQLAVYSDIDAELLEHVEDVLFDRRPDSTERLVALAERVKGGGKKREQDLAWREWPVEKRLEHALVHGIDDYIDADTEEARVKYGKPLSVIEGPLMAGMSVVGDLFGAGKMFLPQVVKSARAMKKSVAYLTPFMEEEKRRTGAVGRGNGKVLLATVKGDVHDIGKNIVGVVLGCNNYEVVDLGVMVPADKILDTAVKEEVDVVGLSGLITPSLDEMVHVASEMKRRGMSLPLLIGGATTSRQHTAVKIAPAYHEPVVHVLDASRAVNVVSALLSPEQKKDLAKKNVDEQERIRSAFASGPIKPLVPFADANARRTPIEWKAEDVATPSFVGRHVIDDQPLADLVPYIDWTFFFTAWELSGRFPEILDHPKYGSAARDLYDAAQKLLAKLVADRRLRARATYGIWAANSDGNDIVLFTDESRTKELVRFPMLRQQREQDGEPQRALSDFVAPIGSGIADHVGAFAVTAGIGCEEIVMGFKKQHDDYHAIMTQALADRLAEAFAEMLHERVRREWGHGEATPLTNEQRIREEYRGIRPAFGYPACPDHTEKRKLFDLLRAKDVGIDLTEHFAMTPPASVSGIYLAHPEARYFSVGKIDREQAEDYARRKQMSVSEVERWLAPQLGYDPNKA, encoded by the coding sequence ATGACCCAGCCCTTCATCACGCCTCGTCTCGAGTCGCTCCTCCGCGAGCGCATCGTCGTCCTCGACGGCGCGATGGGCACCATGATCCAGCGCCACAAGCCGACGGAGGCCGACTACCGCGGCAAGCGCTTCGTCGATCACAAGGTCGATCTGAAGGGCAACAACGACCTGCTCTGCCTCACGCGTCCCGACCTGATCCGCCAGCTCCACTCGGAGTACTTCGCGGCGGGCAGCGACATGGTCGAGACGAACACGTTCTCCTCCACGTCGATCGCGCAGGCCGACTACGACCTCTCGCACCTCGCGTACGAGCTCAACGTGCGCAGCGCCGAGCTCGCGCTCGAGGCGGCGCGCGAGTGGACGAAGAAGACGCCCGACCGCCCGCGCTTCGTCGCGGGCGCGATCGGCCCGCTCAACCGCACGCTCTCGATCTCGCCCGACGTGAACGACCCCGGCTTCCGCGCGGTCACGTTCGAGCAGGTGAAGGCTGCGTACACCGAGCAGATCAACGGTCTCATCGACGGCGGCGTCGACCTCCTCCTCGTCGAGACGATCTTCGACACGCTGAACGCGAAGGCCGCGCTCGTCGCGATCGAAGAGGTCTTCGCGAAGCGCAACACGCGCCTGCCCGTGATGATCTCGGTGACGATCACCGATCGCTCGGGCCGCACGCTCTCGGGTCAGACCGTCGACGCGTTCTGGGCCTCGGTCGAGCACGCGAATCCGATGAGCGTCGGGATCAACTGCGCGCTCGGCGCGACCGAGATGCGCCCCTTCCTCGCGGAGCTCGCGCGCGCCGCGACGACGCGAATCAGCTGCTATCCGAACGCCGGTCTGCCCAACGCGTTCGGCGGCTACGACGAGACGCCCGAGACCACCGGGCGCCTGCTCGCGGAGTTCGCCGAGGCCGGCTTCGTGAACATCGTCGGCGGCTGCTGCGGCACCACGCCCGATCACATCGCGTCGATCGCGAAGCAGACGGCGAAGCTGAAGCCGCGCCAGGTGCCGGCCGATCCGCACCTCTCGCACTACTCGGGCCTCGAGACGTACACGATCCGGCCCGAGTCGAACTTCACGATGATCGGTGAGCGCACGAACGTCACCGGCTCGCGCAAGTTCATGAACCTGATCAAGTCGGGCGACTACACCAAGGCGCTCGAGGTCGCGCTCGATCAGGTGCGCGGCGGCGCGAACATCCTCGACGTCAACATGGACGAGGGGATGCTCGACGCGGTCGCCGCGATGACGAAGTTCCTCAACCTCGTCGCCGCCGAGCCCGAGATCGCGAAGCTCCCGATCATGATCGACTCCTCGAAGTTCGAGGTGATCGAGGCCGGCCTGAAGTGCGTGCAGGGCAAGGCGGTCGTGAACTCGATCTCGCTCAAGGAGGGCGAGGACAAGTTCCGCGAGCAGGCGCGCACCTGCCGTCGCTACGGCGCGGCGGTCGTCGTCATGGGCTTCGACGAGAACGGCCAGGCGGAGACCGCGGATCACCGCGTCGCGATCGCGAAGCGCGCGTATCGCATCCTCGTCGAGGAGATCGGCTTCGCGCCCGAGGACATCATCTTCGACCCGAACGTGTTCGCGGTCGCGACCGGCATCGAGGCGCACAACCGCTACGCGATCGAGTTCATCGACGCGGTGAAGCGCATCAAGGAGGAGTGCCCCGGCGCGAAGACCTCGGGCGGCATCTCGAACCTGAGCTTCTCGTTCCGCGGCAACGACCACGTGCGCGAGGCCATGCACGCGGTCTTCCTCTATCACGCGACGAAGGCCGGCCTCGACATGGGCATCGTCAACGCGGGCCAGCTCGCGGTGTACTCGGACATCGACGCCGAGCTGCTCGAGCACGTCGAGGACGTGCTCTTCGATCGTCGCCCCGACTCGACCGAGCGCCTCGTCGCGCTCGCCGAGCGCGTGAAGGGCGGCGGCAAGAAGCGCGAGCAGGATCTCGCGTGGCGCGAGTGGCCCGTCGAGAAGCGCCTCGAGCACGCGCTCGTGCACGGCATCGACGACTACATCGACGCCGACACCGAAGAAGCGCGCGTGAAGTACGGCAAGCCGCTCTCGGTGATCGAGGGCCCGCTGATGGCCGGCATGAGCGTCGTCGGCGACCTCTTCGGCGCGGGCAAGATGTTCCTGCCGCAGGTCGTGAAGAGCGCGCGCGCGATGAAGAAGTCGGTCGCGTACCTCACGCCGTTCATGGAAGAGGAGAAGCGCCGCACCGGCGCGGTCGGACGTGGCAACGGCAAGGTGCTGCTCGCCACCGTGAAGGGCGACGTGCACGACATCGGCAAGAACATCGTCGGCGTCGTGCTCGGCTGCAACAACTACGAGGTCGTCGATCTCGGCGTGATGGTGCCCGCCGACAAGATCCTCGACACGGCGGTGAAGGAAGAGGTCGACGTCGTCGGTCTCTCGGGCCTGATCACTCCGTCGCTCGACGAGATGGTGCACGTCGCGAGCGAGATGAAGCGCCGCGGCATGTCGCTGCCGCTGCTGATCGGCGGCGCGACCACGAGCCGCCAGCACACCGCGGTGAAGATCGCGCCCGCGTACCACGAGCCCGTGGTGCACGTGCTCGACGCCTCGCGCGCCGTGAACGTGGTGAGCGCGCTGCTCTCGCCCGAGCAGAAGAAGGACCTCGCGAAGAAGAACGTCGACGAGCAGGAGCGCATCCGCTCGGCGTTTGCGAGCGGTCCGATCAAGCCGCTCGTGCCCTTCGCCGACGCGAACGCGCGCCGCACGCCGATCGAGTGGAAGGCCGAGGACGTCGCGACGCCGAGCTTCGTGGGCCGCCACGTGATCGACGATCAGCCGCTCGCGGATCTCGTCCCCTACATCGACTGGACGTTCTTCTTCACGGCGTGGGAGCTCTCGGGCCGATTCCCCGAGATCCTCGATCATCCGAAGTACGGGAGCGCGGCGCGCGATCTCTACGACGCTGCGCAGAAGCTGCTCGCGAAGCTGGTGGCGGATCGCCGGCTGCGCGCGCGCGCGACGTACGGCATCTGGGCGGCGAACAGCGACGGCAACGACATCGTGCTGTTCACCGACGAGTCGCGCACGAAGGAGCTCGTGCGCTTCCCGATGCTGCGGCAGCAGCGCGAGCAGGACGGCGAGCCCCAGCGCGCGCTCTCCGACTTCGTCGCGCCGATCGGCTCGGGCATCGCGGATCACGTCGGCGCGTTCGCGGTCACCGCGGGCATCGGCTGCGAAGAGATCGTCATGGGTTTCAAGAAGCAGCACGACGACTACCACGCGATCATGACGCAGGCGCTCGCCGACCGTCTCGCCGAGGCGTTCGCCGAGATGCTGCACGAGCGCGTGCGCCGCGAGTGGGGCCACGGCGAGGCGACGCCGCTCACCAACGAGCAGCGCATCCGCGAGGAGTACCGCGGCATCCGCCCGGCGTTCGGTTACCCCGCGTGCCCCGATCACACCGAGAAGCGGAAGCTCTTCGATCTGCTGCGCGCGAAGGACGTCGGCATCGATCTCACCGAGCACTTCGCGATGACGCCGCCCGCGAGCGTGAGCGGCATCTACCTCGCGCACCCCGAGGCCCGTTACTTCTCGGTCGGCAAGATCGATCGCGAGCAGGCCGAGGACTACGCGCGCCGCAAGCAGATGAGCGTGAGCGAGGTCGAGCGCTGGCTCGCGCCGCAGCTCGGGTACGATCCGAACAAGGCGTGA
- a CDS encoding TetR/AcrR family transcriptional regulator, whose product MPRPRAFDVDEATDRALELFWTRGFEGTTLDQLTTAMGINRPSLYATFGSKEGLFQRALERYVAGAGAPVLAALEAETARDAAFRVMRFYSDAVGIAGRPRGCLLVQGALVCNDANVSIRDALSAKRQATLALLTKRFERAKREGELPKEASAADLARYVWSVCQGLAVQSMDGASREQLRRVVDLAMQSFPG is encoded by the coding sequence ATGCCGCGACCCCGAGCGTTCGACGTCGACGAAGCCACCGATCGCGCCCTCGAGCTCTTCTGGACGAGGGGCTTCGAGGGCACGACGCTCGACCAGCTCACGACCGCGATGGGCATCAACCGCCCGAGCCTCTACGCGACGTTCGGCAGCAAAGAGGGGCTCTTCCAGCGCGCGCTCGAGCGCTACGTCGCAGGCGCCGGCGCGCCGGTGCTCGCCGCCCTCGAGGCCGAGACCGCACGCGACGCGGCGTTCCGCGTGATGCGCTTCTACTCGGACGCCGTGGGCATCGCGGGCCGCCCTCGCGGGTGCTTGCTCGTGCAGGGCGCGCTCGTCTGCAACGACGCGAACGTGAGCATCCGCGACGCGCTCTCCGCGAAGCGGCAAGCGACGTTGGCGCTGCTCACGAAGCGCTTCGAGCGCGCGAAGCGCGAGGGAGAGCTCCCGAAGGAGGCCTCGGCGGCCGACCTCGCACGCTACGTGTGGTCGGTGTGCCAGGGGCTCGCGGTGCAGTCGATGGACGGCGCGTCGCGAGAGCAGCTCCGTCGCGTCGTCGATCTCGCGATGCAGTCGTTCCCGGGCTAA
- a CDS encoding SDR family NAD(P)-dependent oxidoreductase yields MQDTKGTALITGASTGIGAIYADRLARRGYDLVLVARRRELLDELAAKIVAETGRAVRTIAADLTDERDLARVEAEVRESTTLTMLVNNAGVAAVSPIVDADSRAMAEIVSLNIGALVRLTHAAAPGLVARRGAIVNISSITAIAPEVLNGVYGGSKAFVLAFSQSLHHELAPHGVRVQVVLPGATATDLWARAGRPVELLPKQIVMSAEDMVDTALAAFDQGELVTIPALPDVAQWDTYERARVAMRPNLSLATPAARYTR; encoded by the coding sequence ATGCAGGACACCAAGGGAACGGCGCTGATCACGGGTGCATCGACGGGAATCGGGGCGATCTACGCGGATCGCCTGGCGCGGCGCGGCTACGACCTGGTCCTCGTCGCGCGCCGTCGTGAGCTCCTCGACGAGCTCGCCGCGAAGATCGTCGCCGAGACCGGCCGGGCCGTGCGGACCATCGCCGCCGACCTCACCGACGAGCGCGACCTCGCGCGGGTCGAGGCCGAGGTGCGCGAGAGCACGACGCTCACGATGCTCGTCAACAACGCCGGCGTCGCCGCGGTGTCGCCGATCGTCGACGCGGATTCGCGCGCGATGGCGGAGATCGTCTCGCTCAACATCGGCGCGCTGGTGCGCCTCACCCACGCCGCCGCGCCCGGGCTCGTCGCGCGCCGCGGCGCGATCGTGAACATCTCGTCGATCACCGCGATCGCGCCCGAGGTGCTCAACGGCGTGTACGGCGGGAGCAAGGCGTTCGTCCTCGCGTTCAGCCAGTCGCTGCACCACGAGCTCGCGCCGCACGGCGTTCGCGTGCAGGTCGTGCTCCCCGGCGCGACCGCGACCGATCTGTGGGCGCGCGCGGGCCGGCCGGTCGAGCTCCTGCCGAAGCAGATCGTGATGTCCGCCGAGGACATGGTCGACACCGCGCTCGCGGCGTTCGATCAGGGCGAGCTCGTCACGATCCCCGCGCTTCCCGACGTCGCGCAGTGGGACACCTACGAGCGCGCGCGCGTCGCGATGCGACCGAACCTGTCGCTCGCGACGCCCGCCGCACGCTACACGCGCTAA
- a CDS encoding TetR/AcrR family transcriptional regulator, which produces MARRPDTTPRKRPLQRRAQDTVDAILDATAHILVRDGYDALSTNRVAERAGVSIGSLYQYFPNKESLVGELVDRHSAFLFQMVVDTFAAMSDHAPRTVAGALVSAMIASKRERPKLAKVLREQIPRTGRLARYEQELDRVIEITKAYLDAHHALLRVEDTRLAAFVSVHMVDALTHAVTTQRRETDDDEMVRTITDVVTRYLLKD; this is translated from the coding sequence ATGGCACGACGTCCCGACACCACGCCGAGAAAGCGGCCTCTCCAGCGCCGCGCGCAGGACACGGTCGACGCGATCCTCGATGCGACCGCTCACATTCTCGTGCGCGACGGGTACGACGCGCTCTCGACGAACCGCGTCGCGGAGCGCGCGGGCGTGAGCATCGGATCGCTCTACCAGTACTTCCCCAACAAAGAGTCGCTGGTGGGCGAGCTCGTCGATCGCCACTCCGCGTTCCTCTTCCAGATGGTCGTCGACACCTTCGCCGCGATGAGCGACCACGCGCCGCGCACCGTCGCGGGCGCGCTCGTGAGCGCGATGATCGCGAGCAAGCGCGAGCGCCCGAAGCTCGCGAAGGTGCTGCGCGAGCAGATCCCGCGCACCGGACGCCTCGCGCGCTACGAGCAGGAGCTCGATCGCGTCATCGAGATCACGAAGGCGTACCTCGACGCGCACCACGCGCTGCTGCGCGTCGAGGACACGCGCCTCGCGGCGTTCGTCTCGGTGCACATGGTCGACGCGCTCACGCACGCCGTGACGACGCAGCGGCGCGAGACCGACGACGACGAGATGGTGCGCACGATCACCGACGTCGTGACGCGCTACCTGCTGAAGGACTGA
- a CDS encoding ArsR/SmtB family transcription factor has protein sequence MDLGAATNLLGLLGDPTRVRLVSILAHLIEGDRASSGAAQELSVAELVEITGVTQSRVSTHLGRLREAGVVRDRREGSSAFYSLNDAGMSEPTRKVLSLVRGELKDATLEADAHRADSIVKRRKTGVAWLESVAGHMERHYSPGRTWESMAHGVLTLLQAGDVLDAGCGDGTVASLLAPRAASVTCLDRSPRLIEAASSRLASHANVRTVLGDVHAMPFDDASFDTVLFFHVLTCADDPKRALAEAARVLRPGGTLSVLVLDAHDHAELTASYGHVHAGFRPRRLESLIAAAGLEVQACEVTSRERREPFFQVVTASARKPAPVTSSPVSRPSRAARRSSR, from the coding sequence ATGGACCTCGGCGCGGCGACGAACCTGCTCGGCCTCCTGGGCGACCCCACGCGGGTGCGCCTGGTGTCGATCCTCGCGCACCTCATCGAGGGCGATCGTGCCAGCTCCGGCGCCGCGCAGGAGCTCTCGGTCGCCGAGCTCGTCGAGATCACCGGCGTCACCCAGTCGCGCGTCTCCACGCACCTCGGTCGCCTGCGCGAGGCGGGTGTGGTGCGTGATCGCCGCGAGGGCAGCTCCGCGTTCTACTCGCTCAACGACGCCGGCATGAGCGAGCCCACGCGCAAGGTGCTCTCGCTCGTGCGCGGCGAGCTCAAGGACGCGACGCTCGAGGCCGATGCGCACCGCGCCGACTCGATCGTGAAGCGTCGCAAGACCGGCGTCGCGTGGCTGGAGTCGGTCGCGGGCCACATGGAGCGCCACTACTCGCCGGGCCGCACCTGGGAGTCGATGGCGCACGGCGTGCTCACGCTGCTGCAGGCCGGCGACGTGCTCGACGCGGGCTGCGGCGACGGCACCGTCGCGTCGCTGCTCGCACCGCGCGCGGCGAGCGTGACCTGCCTCGATCGATCCCCGCGTCTGATCGAGGCCGCGTCCTCACGCCTCGCGTCGCACGCGAACGTGCGCACCGTGCTCGGCGACGTCCACGCGATGCCGTTCGACGACGCGTCGTTCGACACCGTCCTCTTCTTCCACGTGCTCACCTGCGCCGACGATCCCAAGCGCGCGCTCGCCGAGGCCGCGCGTGTGCTGCGCCCCGGCGGCACCCTCTCGGTGCTCGTGCTCGACGCGCACGATCACGCCGAGCTCACCGCTTCGTACGGCCACGTCCACGCCGGGTTCCGCCCGCGCCGCCTCGAGTCGTTGATCGCCGCCGCCGGCCTCGAGGTGCAGGCGTGCGAGGTCACCTCGCGCGAGCGACGCGAGCCCTTCTTCCAAGTCGTCACGGCGTCCGCGCGCAAGCCCGCGCCGGTCACGTCGTCTCCCGTTTCCCGTCCTTCTCGAGCTGCACGGAGATCGTCCCGATGA
- a CDS encoding Coq4 family protein: MAWKPLNSLLLVRAVLRLVRDPRRLDEVFRIADAMESAELAARVEEEFRRHPEHLDALRDRPRIGRIDVAKLAAMPEGSLGRAFADFLTENQLDPEDIEVNAVRSDFDFVRAHLRETHDVWHVATGFTTDVAGELGLQAFYLAQFRAPLAAMLLTVGMLNTLLYAMEDRDARMRAISRGWLLGKRAGSLFGYRWAERWERPLVEVRRELGLDVAVVDEAIESLVGPEERLATELRAAA, translated from the coding sequence ATGGCGTGGAAGCCGCTCAACTCGCTCTTGCTCGTGCGTGCGGTGCTGCGACTGGTGCGCGATCCGCGACGGCTCGACGAGGTGTTCCGCATCGCCGACGCGATGGAGTCGGCCGAGCTCGCGGCGCGCGTCGAGGAAGAGTTCCGGCGCCACCCCGAGCACCTCGATGCATTGCGCGATCGGCCGCGCATCGGGCGCATCGACGTCGCGAAGCTCGCGGCGATGCCCGAGGGCTCGCTCGGCCGTGCGTTCGCGGACTTCCTGACCGAGAACCAGCTCGACCCCGAGGACATCGAGGTCAACGCGGTGCGCTCCGACTTCGACTTCGTGCGCGCCCACCTGCGCGAGACCCACGACGTCTGGCACGTCGCGACCGGCTTCACGACCGACGTCGCGGGCGAGCTCGGCCTGCAGGCGTTCTATCTCGCGCAGTTCCGCGCGCCGCTCGCCGCGATGCTGCTCACGGTCGGCATGCTGAACACGCTCCTCTACGCGATGGAGGATCGCGACGCGCGCATGCGCGCGATCTCCCGCGGATGGCTGCTCGGCAAGCGCGCGGGCTCGCTCTTCGGGTACCGCTGGGCGGAGCGCTGGGAGCGCCCGCTCGTCGAGGTGCGTCGCGAGCTCGGGCTCGACGTCGCCGTGGTCGACGAGGCGATCGAGTCGCTCGTCGGCCCCGAGGAGCGACTCGCGACCGAGCTCCGCGCCGCGGCGTGA
- a CDS encoding SDR family NAD(P)-dependent oxidoreductase, protein MRTRSSSRRRVALTLAAAAGIGGLVLATRAARRHAARASLHGRVVVIVGGTRGLGLAMARRFVALGCPVAICGRDEETAERARLDLIERGGTVVAASCDATDEAEVARFLDLVLANLGRVDVLITCAATIGVGPIESMTTRDFQEAMESIFWSSVNPTLAVLPIMRGHGGGRIAHVTSIGGRIPIPHLLAYSAAKFAEVGFSEGLHAEVAKDGIAVTTIVPGLMRTGSYVRAHYHGDVVKEQAWFGSASIAPAISMDADRAASQMVDAIAAKRGRVIVGMPARAAIAAYELFPGTTSRALAVTERALPAAPADPTVEHRVVFEESEEERTSVRAVQQAGRVYQERYQHMSR, encoded by the coding sequence ATGCGGACGCGCTCTTCTTCTCGACGCCGGGTCGCGCTCACCCTCGCGGCTGCGGCCGGCATCGGCGGCCTCGTGCTCGCCACGCGCGCTGCGCGACGACATGCGGCGCGCGCGTCGCTGCACGGTCGCGTCGTCGTGATCGTCGGAGGCACGCGCGGGCTCGGGCTCGCGATGGCGCGTCGCTTCGTCGCGCTCGGATGCCCGGTGGCGATCTGTGGTCGCGACGAAGAGACCGCCGAGCGCGCGCGCCTCGATCTGATCGAGCGCGGAGGCACGGTGGTCGCGGCATCGTGCGACGCGACGGATGAGGCCGAGGTGGCGCGTTTCCTCGATCTGGTGCTCGCGAACCTCGGGCGCGTCGACGTCTTGATCACGTGCGCCGCGACGATCGGCGTGGGCCCGATCGAGTCGATGACGACCCGCGACTTCCAGGAGGCGATGGAGTCGATCTTCTGGTCGTCGGTGAACCCGACGCTCGCGGTACTGCCGATCATGCGCGGGCACGGCGGCGGACGGATCGCGCACGTGACGTCGATCGGCGGCCGCATCCCGATCCCGCACCTGCTCGCCTACAGCGCCGCGAAGTTCGCGGAGGTCGGCTTCAGCGAGGGGCTGCACGCCGAGGTCGCGAAGGACGGGATCGCGGTGACGACGATCGTGCCCGGCCTCATGAGGACCGGCTCGTACGTGCGCGCGCACTACCACGGCGACGTGGTGAAGGAGCAGGCGTGGTTCGGCAGCGCGTCGATCGCGCCCGCGATCTCGATGGACGCGGATCGCGCGGCGTCGCAGATGGTCGACGCGATCGCGGCGAAGCGCGGGCGTGTGATCGTGGGCATGCCCGCGCGGGCCGCGATCGCGGCGTACGAGCTCTTCCCCGGCACCACGAGCCGCGCCCTCGCGGTGACCGAGCGCGCGCTGCCCGCGGCGCCCGCCGATCCCACGGTCGAGCACCGCGTCGTGTTCGAAGAGAGCGAGGAGGAGCGCACCTCGGTGCGCGCGGTCCAGCAGGCGGGACGCGTCTACCAGGAGCGCTATCAGCACATGTCGCGTTAG